AATTTTGCAACACAAATTTTAATACATCGAGGTACTAAGTTTTACACCAGAAAATATGGTACCTCTCGGTACACTATTTGTTACTAAACAACATGGAAAGTTCAGACAATGTTTGTTACTCACCAACACGGCAAGTTCAGACACTGTTTGTGTTACTCATGATTGGGGAAGTTCAGATATTTGATTGTTCTTACCATGATTTTTTGTCAGACAAGGGTGTCAGCACTGATGACCAACGCCCCATTCATGCTAAACCTAGACTGCGACATGTTTGTAAACAACCCCCGGGTCGTCCTCCATGCCATGTGCCTTCTGTTAGGTTTTGACGATGAGATCAGCTGCGCGTTTGTTCAGACGCCGCAGAAATTCTACGGTGCCTTGAAGGATGATCCTTTCGGGAACCAGCTGGAAGTTAGTTTGATGGTACACAACTAGCTCTTGCTTGTAcgataatttatttaatttagtTGATGATCCAACTAAACTAGGTTGATGATCTTGTGTGATTTTCAGAAAGTTGGACGTGGGATTGCAGGGCTTCAGGGCATATTTTATTGTGGAACAGGCTGCTTTCACCGCAGAAAAGTCATTTACGGCATGAGGACAGGGCGAGAAGGCACCACAGGTGAAATTGGGCAAACACTGATGTGATTGTCATACATTAGGGCTCCATTTGGTATTGCGGTAGATCATAATAATCACGTTTGCTGCAAATGTTTTTTGACGTTTGGCAGTTGGCCAACCgcttttctttttaattatCTACGTTAGAAATgataataattataattatcTAATCATAATTTGGTATGTAAACacaaacaacaacaattatTAGTATTAGTTTTCATGTCAGCCTAAACTAGTAAGagaattcaaatttaattcttCAGGTTATTCATCTAACAAGGAGCTCCATAGTAAATTCGGAAGTTCAAATAATTTTAAGGAATCAGCCAGGGATGTCATTTATGGGAACTTGTCAACAGAGCCAATAGTAGATATATCAAGTTGCGTTGATGTTGCCAAAGAAGTAGCTGCCTGCAACTACGAGATTGGCACATGTTGGGGTCAGGAGGTACAGCCATTGCCACATGTCTATAGGATGTTACTATGCAGTTTAATTTACTATTCTATATGTTTCATAAATGTCATTCCATATATTCACAGGTTGGTTGGGTCTATGGATCACTGACAGAAGACGTGTTGACCGGACAACGGATCCATGCAGCGGGTTGGAGATCCACGCTGATGGAAATCGAACCACCAGCATTCATGGGTTGTGCACCAAATGGAGGGCCCGCCTGCCTAACCCAGTTGAAGAGATGGGCATCAGGTTTTTTAGAAATACTCATCAGTCGGAATAACCCAATCCTCACAACCACATTTAAGAGTCTCCAATTCCGACAATGCCTTGCATACCTGCACAGCTATGTGTGGCCTGTGAGGGCACCTTTCGAATTGTGCTATGCATTGTTGGGGCCTTATTGCTTACTATCAAACCAATCCTTCTTGCCAAAGGTACTACTGCATCACTAACCAATGCATCGGTTATAATCTTCTGTACTCTCCTTGCCTTCTTAACACAGTGTTGCACCTCATTTGCATATTCAAAGATAAAAAAATCTTTCCAATTGAATGGCTAGAGAGTGAGGTATATATGAACTATTAACTCTACTATTGCAGACATCAGAAGACGGTTTCTACATCGCATTAGCTCTATTCATTGCCTATAACACATACATGTTCATGGAGTTCATAGAGTGTGGGCAGTCTGCACGTGCATGTTGGAACAACCACAGGATGCAACGGATCACCTCAGCTTCTGCTTGGCTACTGGCATTTCTTACCGTCATCCTCAAGACCTTAGGCTTCTCCGAGACTGTGTTCGAGGTCACCCGCAAAGACAAGAGCACATCAGATGGTGATTCCAACACCGATGAGCCTGAGCCAGGGAGGTTCACCTTCGACGAATCGACGGTGTTCATTCCCGTGACAGCACTTGCAATGTTAAGTGTCATTGCAATCGCTGTAGGAGCATGGAGGGTGGTTTTGGTGACAACGGAAGGCTTGCCCGGTGGCCCTGGTATCAGTGAATTCATCTCCTGTGGGTGGCTGGTGCTGTGCTTCATGCCATTGCTGAGAGGTCTAGTGGGAAGTGGTCGATATGGCATTCCTTGGAGTATCAAGATGAAGGCCTGCTTGCTTGTTGCTATATTCTTGCTCTTCTGCAAAAGAAATTAATTGCAGCTGGTGTGCAGCAACAATTAGTCCATACTATTATTTGAGCATGCAAACACTAGGTTTCATCTTCATATTATTATGTCCGCAAACGTTGACTAAGCTCTAGAAAAGGGAACAATTCAA
Above is a window of Oryza sativa Japonica Group chromosome 10, ASM3414082v1 DNA encoding:
- the LOC4348359 gene encoding cellulose synthase-like protein H1 isoform X1 is translated as MAARRARLRGVVHLHVAAQRERQVEPRPFRHVPGEPRRKVRIDELPAVDMFVTTADPVLEPPLVTVNTVLSLLALDYPAAGEKLACYVSDDGCSPLTCYALREAARFARTWVPFCRRHGVAVRAPFRYFSSTPEFGPADGKFLEDWTFMKSEYEKLVHRIEDADEPSLLRHGGGEFAEFLDVERGNHPTIIKVLWDNNRSRTGDGFPRLIYVSREKSPNLHHHYKAGAMNALTRVSALMTNAPFMLNLDCDMFVNNPRVVLHAMCLLLGFDDEISCAFVQTPQKFYGALKDDPFGNQLEVSLMKVGRGIAGLQGIFYCGTGCFHRRKVIYGMRTGREGTTGYSSNKELHSKFGSSNNFKESARDVIYGNLSTEPIVDISSCVDVAKEVAACNYEIGTCWGQEVGWVYGSLTEDVLTGQRIHAAGWRSTLMEIEPPAFMGCAPNGGPACLTQLKRWASGFLEILISRNNPILTTTFKSLQFRQCLAYLHSYVWPVRAPFELCYALLGPYCLLSNQSFLPKTSEDGFYIALALFIAYNTYMFMEFIECGQSARACWNNHRMQRITSASAWLLAFLTVILKTLGFSETVFEVTRKDKSTSDGDSNTDEPEPGRFTFDESTVFIPVTALAMLSVIAIAVGAWRVVLVTTEGLPGGPGISEFISCGWLVLCFMPLLRGLVGSGRYGIPWSIKMKACLLVAIFLLFCKRN
- the LOC4348359 gene encoding cellulose synthase-like protein H1 encodes the protein MEAAARGNKKLQERVPIRRTAWRLADLAILFLLLALLLHRVLHDSGAPWRRAALACEAWFTFMWLLNVNAKWSPVRFDTFPENLAERIDELPAVDMFVTTADPVLEPPLVTVNTVLSLLALDYPAAGEKLACYVSDDGCSPLTCYALREAARFARTWVPFCRRHGVAVRAPFRYFSSTPEFGPADGKFLEDWTFMKSEYEKLVHRIEDADEPSLLRHGGGEFAEFLDVERGNHPTIIKVLWDNNRSRTGDGFPRLIYVSREKSPNLHHHYKAGAMNALTRVSALMTNAPFMLNLDCDMFVNNPRVVLHAMCLLLGFDDEISCAFVQTPQKFYGALKDDPFGNQLEVSLMKVGRGIAGLQGIFYCGTGCFHRRKVIYGMRTGREGTTGYSSNKELHSKFGSSNNFKESARDVIYGNLSTEPIVDISSCVDVAKEVAACNYEIGTCWGQEVGWVYGSLTEDVLTGQRIHAAGWRSTLMEIEPPAFMGCAPNGGPACLTQLKRWASGFLEILISRNNPILTTTFKSLQFRQCLAYLHSYVWPVRAPFELCYALLGPYCLLSNQSFLPKTSEDGFYIALALFIAYNTYMFMEFIECGQSARACWNNHRMQRITSASAWLLAFLTVILKTLGFSETVFEVTRKDKSTSDGDSNTDEPEPGRFTFDESTVFIPVTALAMLSVIAIAVGAWRVVLVTTEGLPGGPGISEFISCGWLVLCFMPLLRGLVGSGRYGIPWSIKMKACLLVAIFLLFCKRN